Proteins from one Plasmodium cynomolgi strain B DNA, chromosome 10, whole genome shotgun sequence genomic window:
- a CDS encoding hypothetical protein (putative) — MDYTLNDDWIMRRNKIFCDVINNLVTTFYEIQYKFFFVKSELLHINETISHVDILRSIEYNLFHVIITFVIDCKALYNLKNAINKTFQVSDRSRVSYYYYLFEHEKFMELFKKLESCMIGCQKLNTYLSRQIDRLKNNMAMTKCLHF; from the exons ATGGATTACACCCTTAATGACGACTGGATCatgaggaggaacaaaatattttgcgaCGTCATAAATAACCTAGTGACGACTTTCTACGAGATTCAGTACAAGTTCTTCTTTGTTAAAAGTGAACTCCTGCACATAAATGAAACCATAAGTCACGTGGACATACTGCGCAGCATAGAGTACAACCTATTCCACGTAATCATCACATTTGTTATTGATTGTAAAGCTTTGTATAATCTGAAAAATGCAATCAATAAAACATTCCAGGTTTCCGATCGAAGTCGTGTTTCTTACTATTACTATCTCTTTGAACATGAGAAATTTatggaattatttaaaaagttggaATCCTGTATGATAGGGTGTCAGAAGTTAAACACTTATTTGTCGCGCCAAATCGACAGACTGAAGAATAACATGGCTATGACAAAAT gtTTGCACTTTTGA
- a CDS encoding hypothetical protein (putative) yields the protein MTDNFTVSSLASYNTQYLNAKNAYRELSALYQELNLDRKFKIDKKFKLIIPISRKYKVENCILLRRWEKIINFEKENPLKLSLPLVRKRIMYVYEQALVHLQFNADLWFSYFQFLLLSKKFNYAIRIMREAIEVYLPFDELLKLNFAYFFERHALINQAHFVYQLMLDFVFTHFLNFVKRNYDETIWRYYTGIVLSEKRCSQYVFYYCANMERTVFKNEKRAIYIMNEGYNKYASNKRFLLLYVKLLLEKGNIDEVRSLIYKFIHNVYADFYRKYDREHSSSGKKGSRAKSGQGEFNQFDSNYVKLLRKKNKACDKMWTLLMQLETLYGDITNLNRIWETKLKYESGYNLEENKNVLIDFDNVSNVNEHMFVEDSTLTDILCKGYLENLKRNDIDNLQFKVNLVNSQQFGGASLKKTFSFFQVSGENVFTELLTRNECVVKVQGVVRKKKKALRQEQEQKQEGDDPARPPKSQANKEHVSESDVSESRIANGNGSQNNRKRQGDADAINNDQLRNAPLKKEKKRSAKRGTVKSTYDSFNFLDSRTSNEESKTEEKTDMITDTVSSISRPNLKKMLLYKPLENYEHLEVDGGKLHDEKNISLSEYPYCISDMNRNDDRDYFFKREYFSMPNVINDFLSLLPEENADLNVSDNSIDYLITSLKNLTIPKLKTFPYEPIPVKEIIQIKNELNG from the exons ATGACAGATAATTTTACTGTCAGCTCGTTAGCTAGCTACAACACGCAATATTTAAATGCGAAGAATGCCTATAGAGAGTTATCTGCCCTTTACCAGGAATTAAATCTCGACAGGAAAttcaaaattgataaaaaatttaagttaATCATACCCATTAGTAGGAAATATAAAGTAGAAAATTGTATCCTTCTTCgcaggtgggaaaaaattatcaacttTGAGAAAGAGAACCCCTTGAAGTTGAGCCTCCCCCTTGTACGTAAAAGAATTATGTATGTCTACGAACAGGCCTTGGTCCATTTACAGTTTAATGCTGATTTGTGGTTTTCCTACTTCCAGTTTTTGTTACTAAGTAAGAAGTTTAACTATGCCATTAGGATTATGAGGGAAGCTATCGAGGTTTACCTTCCCTTTGATGAATTGCTGAAGTTAAATTTTGCTTACTTCTTCGAAAGGCACGCGTTAATAAATCAGGCGCACTTCGTTTATCAGCTTATGCTTG actTTGTCTTTACACACTTTTTAAACTTTGTTAAAAGGAATTACGATGAAACGATATGGAGGTACTACACAGGGATTGTGCTAAGCGAGAAGAGGTGCTCCCAATATGTATTCTACTACTGTGCAAACATGGAAAGAACAGTTTTTAAGAATGAAAAGAGAGCCATCTATATCATGAATGAGGGTTATAACAAGTACGCATCGAACAAACGATTCCTCCTACTTTATGTTAAGCTTCTACtagaaaagggaaacattGACGAGGTGAGATCCTTGATCTATAAATTTATTCACAATGTGTATGCAGATTTTTATAGGAAATATGACAGGGAACATAGCAGCAGTGGAAAAAAGGGTTCGAGAGCGAAATCCGGACAGGGAGAATTTAACCAGTTTGATTCTAACTATGTAAAATtgttgaggaaaaaaaataaagcgtGTGATAAAATGTGGACTTTACTCATGCAGCTGGAAACACTCTATGGGGACATAACAAATTTGAATCGAATTTGGGAAACCAAATTGAAATATGAGTCGGGATACAatttggaagaaaataaaaacgtccTCATCGATTTTGATAACGTGTCAAATGTTAACGAACATATGTTTGTAGAAGATTCTACGCTGACTGACATCCTTTGCAAGGGATATTTGGAAAacttaaaaagaaatgataTTGATAATCTGCAGTTTAAGGTGAACTTAGTAAATTCGCAGCAGTTCGGCGGGGCTTCTCTCAAAAAgaccttttccttttttcaagtcAGTGGAGAAAATGTTTTTACTGAGTTGTTAACTAGAAATGAATGCGTGGTTAAGGTGCAGGGGGtggtgaggaagaagaaaaaggcactGCGCCAGGAGCAGGAGCAGAAGCAGGAGGGCGACGACCCTGCGAGGCCCCCCAAATCACAAGCAAATAAGGAGCATGTAAGCGAAAGCGACGTGAGCGAAAGCCGCATCGCAAACGGGAATGGAAGTCAAAATAATCGAAAGAGGCAAGGAGACGCAGATGCTATAAATAACGACCAGCTTCGAAACGCACCtttgaagaaagaaaaaaaacgttccGCGAAAAGAGGCACAGTGAAATCCACCTACGATTCGTTTAACTTTTTGGACTCGAGAAcaagt AATGAGGAAAGTAAGAccgaagaaaaaacagacatGATAACCGACACAGTGAGTTCTATCAGTAGACCCAATTTAAAGAAGATGCTTCTGTACAAGCCGCTAGAAAATTATGAGCATTTAGAAGTAGATGGGGGAAAATTACACGATGAGAAAAACATATCCTTGAGCGAATATCCTTACTGTATTAGCGACATGAACAGAAATGACGACAGGGATTATTTCTTCAAGCGAGAATATTTCAGCATGCCAAATGTAATAAACGATTTTTTAAGTTTGTTGCCTGAAGAAAATGCAGATTTAAATGTGTCAGATAATTCCATCGATTACTTAATTACGTCTCTGAAAAATTTGACCATCCCGAAGTTGAAAACATTTCCCTACGAGCCGATACCTGTGAAGGAAATTATACAGATAAAGAACGAGCTGAATGGTTAA